In Kitasatospora sp. NBC_00240, the following are encoded in one genomic region:
- a CDS encoding MFS transporter, producing the protein MADPEAEPGRTPAAPAPAPPETAAKNLWLPIGALLLALLIAALDQTIVSTALPTIVSDLGGLEHLSWVVTAYLLASTAATPLWGKLGDMYGRKRFFQSSIVIFLIGSVLCGLAQNMGQLIGFRALQGLGGGGLMVLTQAIVGDLVPPRDRGKYQGLFGAVFGVTSVLGPLLGGVFVDNLSWRWVFYINVPIGAVALVVIAAVLHSTEVKRRHRIDYPGTFLIAAVATCLVLMTSLGGTTWPWGSWRIIGLGVLGVLLLGLFIVVERRAEEPVLPLRLFRIRTFSLVAVISFVVGFAMFGALTYLPTFLQVVQGVSPTMSGIHMLPMVLGMLLTSIGSGQIVSRTGHYRIFPIIGTALTAVGLLLLSLLTENSSTTEMSLCFLVFGLGIGLVMQVLVLAVQNAVGYQDLGVATAGATFFRSIGASFGVSVFGAVFASGLNRRLAEALAGVPLPPGFSAASISSDPQAITELPTAVQNDIHHAYAESITRVFLFAVPVVLVAFVLSLLLREQPLRSTVTTPDLGESIGVNPVERSSLDEIARALSSLGTREARRDLFRRITATAGLDLQPAASWLILQMHHHDTVEPAELAERRIVPIEIVEAAARQVESRKLATRPGGGRGLRLTESGDEAALRLVAARRSQLAELLGDWDEKQYADLAGLLTRLSSGLCADTRDRPDRTPTERVPHNEGRTL; encoded by the coding sequence ATGGCCGACCCGGAAGCCGAGCCCGGCCGGACCCCGGCCGCCCCGGCGCCCGCGCCCCCGGAGACGGCCGCGAAGAACCTCTGGCTCCCGATCGGCGCCCTGCTGCTGGCCCTGCTGATCGCCGCCCTCGACCAGACCATCGTCTCCACCGCGCTCCCCACCATCGTCAGCGACCTCGGCGGCCTCGAACACCTCTCCTGGGTCGTCACCGCCTACCTGCTCGCCTCCACCGCCGCCACCCCGCTCTGGGGCAAACTCGGCGACATGTACGGCCGGAAGCGCTTCTTCCAGTCGTCCATCGTGATCTTCCTGATCGGCTCGGTCCTCTGCGGCCTCGCCCAGAACATGGGCCAGCTGATCGGCTTCCGGGCCCTCCAGGGACTGGGCGGCGGCGGCCTGATGGTGCTCACCCAGGCCATCGTCGGCGACCTCGTCCCGCCCCGGGACCGCGGCAAGTACCAGGGCCTGTTCGGCGCCGTCTTCGGCGTCACCAGCGTGCTCGGGCCGCTGCTCGGCGGCGTCTTCGTCGACAACCTCAGCTGGCGCTGGGTCTTCTACATCAACGTCCCGATCGGCGCCGTCGCCCTGGTGGTGATCGCCGCCGTCCTGCACAGCACCGAGGTGAAGCGCCGCCACCGGATCGACTACCCCGGCACCTTCCTGATCGCCGCCGTCGCCACCTGCCTGGTCCTGATGACCTCGCTCGGCGGCACCACCTGGCCGTGGGGCTCCTGGCGGATCATCGGCCTGGGCGTGCTCGGGGTCCTCCTGCTCGGCCTCTTCATCGTCGTCGAACGCCGGGCCGAGGAGCCCGTCCTGCCACTGCGGCTGTTCCGCATCCGCACCTTCAGCCTGGTCGCCGTCATCTCCTTCGTGGTCGGCTTCGCCATGTTCGGCGCGCTCACCTACCTGCCGACCTTCCTCCAGGTCGTCCAGGGGGTCTCGCCCACCATGTCCGGCATCCACATGCTGCCGATGGTGCTCGGGATGCTGCTCACCTCCATCGGCTCCGGCCAGATCGTCTCCCGCACCGGGCACTACCGGATCTTCCCGATCATCGGCACCGCGCTCACCGCCGTCGGCCTGCTGCTGCTCTCGCTGCTCACCGAGAACAGCTCCACCACCGAGATGAGCCTCTGCTTCCTGGTCTTCGGCCTCGGGATCGGCCTGGTCATGCAGGTCCTGGTGCTCGCCGTGCAGAACGCCGTCGGCTACCAGGACCTGGGCGTCGCCACCGCCGGCGCGACCTTCTTCCGCTCCATCGGAGCCTCCTTCGGCGTCTCCGTCTTCGGCGCCGTCTTCGCCAGCGGCCTCAACCGCAGACTGGCCGAAGCGCTGGCCGGGGTGCCGCTGCCGCCCGGCTTCAGCGCAGCCTCGATCAGCTCCGACCCGCAGGCGATCACCGAGCTGCCGACCGCCGTCCAGAACGACATCCACCACGCGTACGCCGAATCGATCACCCGGGTCTTCCTCTTCGCCGTCCCCGTCGTCCTGGTCGCCTTCGTGCTCTCGCTGCTGCTGCGCGAACAGCCCCTGCGGTCCACGGTGACCACCCCCGACCTCGGCGAGTCGATCGGCGTCAACCCGGTGGAGCGCAGCTCGCTCGACGAGATCGCCCGCGCGCTCTCCTCGCTCGGTACCCGCGAGGCCCGCCGGGACCTCTTCCGCCGGATCACCGCCACCGCGGGCCTGGACCTCCAGCCCGCGGCCAGCTGGCTGATCCTGCAGATGCACCACCACGACACCGTCGAGCCCGCCGAACTGGCGGAACGCCGGATCGTCCCGATCGAGATCGTGGAGGCGGCCGCCCGCCAGGTCGAGAGCCGCAAGCTGGCCACCCGGCCGGGCGGCGGCCGGGGGCTGCGGCTGACCGAGAGCGGCGACGAGGCCGCGCTGCGCCTGGTCGCCGCCCGCCGCAGCCAGCTCGCCGAACTGCTCGGCGACTGGGACGAGAAGCAGTACGCCGACCTCGCCGGGCTCCTCACCCGCCTCAGCTCCGGCCTCTGCGCCGACACCCGCGACCGGCCCGACCGGACCCCGACCGAACGCGTCCCGCACAACGAGGGGCGGACGCTCTGA
- a CDS encoding antibiotic biosynthesis monooxygenase, protein MASVVKINVLTVPAEQREVLEKRFASRAGAVESSDGFEWFELLRPVEGTDQYLVYTRWASEEHFKAWMEGPMQAAHRQGPPAAEGGAAQRPAASGSTLWSFEVVQSAGPKA, encoded by the coding sequence ATGGCCAGTGTCGTGAAGATCAACGTCCTGACGGTTCCGGCGGAGCAGCGCGAGGTGCTGGAGAAGCGGTTCGCGTCGCGGGCCGGGGCGGTGGAGAGCTCGGACGGCTTCGAGTGGTTCGAGCTGCTGCGTCCGGTGGAGGGGACCGACCAGTACCTGGTCTACACCCGGTGGGCCTCCGAGGAGCACTTCAAGGCGTGGATGGAGGGCCCGATGCAGGCGGCCCACCGTCAGGGCCCGCCGGCCGCCGAGGGCGGGGCCGCCCAGCGTCCGGCGGCCTCCGGCTCCACGCTGTGGTCCTTCGAGGTCGTCCAGTCGGCCGGTCCGAAGGCCTGA